From one Microbacterium aurum genomic stretch:
- a CDS encoding lysophospholipid acyltransferase family protein: MREAEWIREYPRLVTAPTPAADAPGSEPPAASDIDEGQVPGIGATYVLGRWVIAPLARLIYRPRIEGRKNFPRKGAVILASNHLSFIDSFVIPMAAPRPVRFLAKSSYFDGKGVKGWFSREFFYAVGAFPVQRGAGQAALDALDQQRRMLEAGWSTALYPEGTRSLDGRLYKGRTGVAFLALQTGAPVIPVGLVGTNEIMPVGAKFPRLRPRVTVRFGEPLDLSHHGSAESGKARRLATDEIMAAIHALSGQELANAYNEAPAANPVERLKQVLPHERR; encoded by the coding sequence ATGCGCGAAGCGGAATGGATTCGGGAGTACCCTCGTCTGGTGACCGCCCCGACTCCCGCTGCCGACGCACCCGGTTCGGAGCCCCCCGCGGCGAGTGACATCGACGAGGGTCAGGTCCCCGGCATCGGCGCGACGTACGTGTTGGGCCGTTGGGTGATCGCCCCGCTCGCACGTCTCATCTACCGGCCGCGCATCGAGGGCCGCAAGAACTTCCCGCGCAAGGGCGCGGTCATCCTGGCGAGCAACCACCTGTCGTTCATCGACTCGTTCGTCATCCCGATGGCCGCTCCCCGCCCGGTGCGCTTTCTCGCCAAGTCGAGCTACTTCGACGGCAAGGGTGTGAAGGGCTGGTTCTCGCGGGAGTTCTTCTACGCCGTCGGTGCGTTCCCGGTGCAGCGCGGCGCGGGGCAGGCGGCGCTGGATGCGCTCGACCAGCAGCGTCGCATGCTCGAGGCCGGATGGTCGACCGCGCTCTATCCCGAGGGCACCCGGTCGCTCGACGGCCGGCTGTACAAGGGTCGCACCGGCGTCGCGTTCCTCGCGCTGCAGACCGGCGCGCCGGTCATCCCGGTCGGGCTCGTCGGCACGAACGAGATCATGCCGGTCGGGGCGAAGTTCCCGCGGCTGCGTCCGCGCGTGACGGTGCGCTTCGGCGAGCCGCTCGACCTCTCGCACCACGGATCGGCGGAGTCGGGCAAGGCCCGGCGCCTCGCCACCGACGAGATCATGGCGGCCATCCATGCGCTGTCGGGTCAGGAGCTGGCGAACGCCTACAACGAGGCGCCCGCCGCGAACCCGGTGGAACGCCTCAAGCAGGTGCTCCCGCACGAGCGCCGCTGA
- a CDS encoding DUF559 domain-containing protein encodes MFRSRPPDAGPAPSFFRTRDLVERGWRGRDIRTAAGLGRLVTVRRGAYCTADTDADCVEAGRTRGRLACISELRRRGVFVLDHSTRHIHVTADAARLPAMSAHGRVHREQLSRTPHPRSMSVDVFDALREAVLCQPPRAAIATIDSALHLGVFPHDELDELFAALPRRYRRLRRLLDSRAESGPETLMRLILRSIGCVFDIQVVIAGVGRVDFVVNGWLIIECDSEEHHSSWADQKRDRRRDQAAAARGYATYRPIAEDILWHSDEVRAAIVGLLAARATI; translated from the coding sequence ATGTTCAGATCCCGTCCGCCGGACGCCGGCCCTGCCCCCTCCTTCTTCCGCACCCGCGACCTGGTGGAACGGGGATGGCGCGGCCGCGACATCCGCACCGCCGCCGGCCTCGGCAGGCTGGTCACGGTGCGCCGCGGCGCCTACTGCACGGCCGACACCGACGCCGACTGCGTCGAGGCGGGACGGACGCGCGGGCGGCTCGCCTGCATCTCGGAGCTGCGCCGACGCGGCGTCTTCGTCCTGGACCATTCGACACGGCACATCCACGTCACCGCGGACGCGGCGCGCCTGCCCGCGATGAGCGCGCACGGCCGTGTACATCGCGAGCAGCTGTCGCGCACGCCGCATCCGCGGTCGATGAGCGTGGACGTCTTCGACGCGCTGCGTGAGGCGGTCCTCTGCCAGCCACCCCGCGCGGCGATCGCCACCATCGACTCGGCGCTGCACCTCGGCGTCTTCCCGCACGACGAGTTGGACGAACTGTTCGCGGCTCTGCCCCGCCGCTACCGGCGGCTGCGGCGACTCCTGGATTCACGGGCGGAATCGGGGCCGGAGACCCTCATGCGCTTGATCCTGCGTTCGATCGGATGCGTCTTCGACATCCAGGTCGTGATCGCCGGCGTCGGGAGGGTCGACTTCGTGGTGAACGGCTGGCTCATCATCGAGTGCGACAGCGAGGAGCACCACTCGTCGTGGGCGGACCAGAAGCGGGACCGGCGCCGCGACCAGGCGGCCGCCGCCCGCGGATACGCCACCTACCGGCCGATCGCCGAAGACATCCTCTGGCATTCGGACGAGGTCCGAGCCGCGATCGTCGGCCTGCTCGCGGCTCGCGCGACCATCTGA
- a CDS encoding OsmC family protein: MLGEHRYALRSRWTGNRGTGTSGYRDYDRSVTISIDGKPDLAASSDRPFRGDGAKWNPEDLLLAALSECHLLSYLHACVQAGVVVVSYDDDATGLMTEDGRGGGAFTEVTLHPRVVVASASMIEPAEAAHAQAHEWCFIANSVNFPVRHDAVVTALGD; the protein is encoded by the coding sequence ATGCTGGGTGAACATCGCTACGCGCTGCGCAGTCGCTGGACGGGCAACCGGGGAACCGGGACGAGCGGATACCGCGACTACGACCGCTCGGTCACGATCTCGATCGACGGCAAGCCGGACCTCGCCGCCTCGAGCGACCGCCCGTTCCGCGGCGACGGCGCGAAGTGGAACCCGGAGGATCTGCTGCTGGCGGCGCTGTCGGAGTGTCACCTGCTGTCGTACCTGCACGCGTGCGTGCAGGCGGGCGTCGTCGTCGTCTCCTACGACGACGACGCGACGGGGCTCATGACCGAGGACGGCCGCGGCGGCGGAGCGTTCACCGAGGTGACGCTGCATCCGCGGGTCGTGGTGGCGTCGGCATCCATGATCGAGCCGGCCGAGGCCGCGCACGCGCAGGCTCACGAGTGGTGTTTCATCGCCAACTCGGTGAACTTCCCGGTGCGCCACGACGCCGTGGTCACCGCCCTCGGCGACTGA
- a CDS encoding asparaginase: MAETFPVTGAVELAVVERSGFVESRHAGAAIVLDPDGVVQTTLGDVDTPILPRSSLKPLQALGCLTAGVTLDGERLALATASHAGTDRHVAVVRDILHSAGLGEDDLGCPPSWPTDTATRDEMVRELGRPERVRMNCSGKHATMLAACVARGWDTAGYLDPEHPLQLHIREVVERLTGAKVAATAVDGCGAPVHAMSLTALARAAHRIGTASERSPFGLHRLAGTLVRAVRENPWAIDGPGRPDTIAIERLGVFAKGGAEGVMIMTAPNGVTVALKVLDGSGRAATAIALTLLVRAGALAAADVAGVITQLPLTVTGGGNPVGLIRPTI; the protein is encoded by the coding sequence GTGGCAGAGACCTTTCCGGTGACCGGGGCCGTCGAGCTCGCCGTCGTCGAGCGCAGCGGCTTCGTGGAGTCGCGCCACGCGGGAGCGGCGATCGTGCTCGACCCGGACGGCGTGGTCCAGACCACGCTCGGCGACGTCGACACGCCGATCCTCCCCCGCTCCAGCCTCAAGCCGCTGCAGGCCCTCGGGTGCCTCACCGCCGGCGTGACGCTGGACGGCGAGCGCCTCGCCCTGGCCACCGCGAGCCACGCGGGCACCGACCGTCACGTCGCCGTCGTCCGCGACATCCTCCACTCCGCCGGCCTCGGCGAAGACGACCTCGGCTGCCCGCCGTCCTGGCCCACCGATACCGCCACTCGCGACGAGATGGTCCGCGAGCTCGGCCGGCCGGAGCGGGTGCGCATGAACTGCTCCGGCAAGCACGCCACCATGCTGGCCGCTTGCGTCGCGCGCGGCTGGGACACCGCCGGGTATCTCGATCCCGAGCATCCGCTGCAGCTGCACATCCGCGAGGTCGTCGAGCGGCTGACGGGCGCGAAGGTCGCCGCGACCGCCGTCGACGGCTGCGGCGCACCCGTGCACGCGATGAGCCTGACGGCGCTCGCGCGCGCCGCGCACCGCATCGGCACCGCCTCCGAACGCTCGCCGTTCGGGCTGCACCGTCTGGCGGGCACGCTCGTGCGGGCGGTGCGCGAGAACCCGTGGGCCATCGACGGCCCTGGACGCCCCGACACGATCGCCATCGAGCGCCTGGGCGTGTTCGCGAAGGGCGGCGCCGAAGGCGTCATGATCATGACCGCGCCGAACGGGGTGACCGTCGCCCTCAAGGTGCTCGACGGCAGCGGACGCGCCGCGACCGCCATCGCCCTCACGCTGCTCGTACGCGCCGGCGCCCTCGCGGCCGCCGATGTCGCCGGCGTGATCACCCAGCTTCCATTGACCGTGACCGGCGGCGGAAACCCGGTCGGCCTCATCCGGCCGACGATATAG
- the ald gene encoding alanine dehydrogenase: MRICVPTEIKNNEYRVALTPAGVHDLTAAGHEVAVQRGAGAGSSMSDDEYAAAGAILLDDPAEIWARAELLLKVKEPIAAEYDYFRDDLVLFTYLHLAADRPLTERLLADGVTAIAYETVQLPGGTLPLLAPMSEVAGRLAPTVGAATLLRSAGGLGLLMSGVPGTRPASVTVIGGGVAGANAAVIAAGLGADVTIFDTNIQRLRFLDDHFQGRVKTAASNPLDLDRAVVGSDLVIGSVLIPGAKAPKLVTNDMVARMRPGSVLVDIAVDQGGCFEDTHPTTHADPTFPVHGSVFYCVANMPGAVPNTSTSALTNATLPYVRRIASAGWREALRTDPALALGLNTAGGHAVNAGVAAAHDLSAAALEDVLV, encoded by the coding sequence ATGCGCATCTGTGTCCCCACCGAGATCAAGAACAACGAGTACCGGGTGGCCCTGACCCCCGCGGGGGTCCATGACCTCACCGCCGCCGGCCACGAGGTCGCGGTGCAGCGCGGCGCCGGCGCCGGCTCGTCGATGAGCGACGACGAGTATGCCGCGGCCGGCGCGATCCTGCTCGACGACCCCGCCGAGATCTGGGCGCGCGCCGAACTGCTGCTGAAGGTGAAGGAGCCGATCGCCGCGGAGTACGACTACTTCCGCGACGACCTCGTGCTGTTCACCTATCTGCACCTGGCGGCCGATCGACCACTGACCGAGCGCCTGCTCGCCGACGGCGTCACCGCGATCGCCTACGAAACCGTGCAGCTGCCGGGCGGCACGCTGCCGCTGCTCGCGCCGATGAGCGAGGTCGCGGGACGTCTCGCCCCGACCGTGGGGGCGGCGACGCTGCTGCGCTCCGCGGGCGGACTCGGACTGCTGATGTCGGGCGTGCCGGGCACCCGCCCGGCATCCGTCACGGTCATCGGCGGCGGCGTCGCGGGCGCCAACGCCGCCGTGATCGCTGCAGGGCTGGGGGCGGACGTCACCATCTTCGACACGAACATCCAGCGCCTGCGCTTTCTCGACGACCACTTCCAGGGGCGCGTCAAGACCGCCGCATCGAACCCGCTGGACCTCGACCGCGCCGTTGTCGGCTCTGACCTCGTCATCGGGTCGGTGCTCATCCCGGGCGCGAAGGCGCCGAAGCTCGTGACCAACGACATGGTCGCGCGGATGCGGCCCGGTTCGGTGCTCGTCGACATTGCCGTGGACCAGGGCGGATGCTTCGAGGACACCCATCCGACCACGCACGCCGATCCGACCTTCCCGGTGCACGGCAGCGTGTTCTACTGCGTCGCCAACATGCCCGGCGCCGTGCCGAACACGTCGACCTCGGCGCTGACCAACGCGACACTGCCCTACGTCCGTCGGATCGCCTCGGCGGGATGGCGCGAGGCGCTGCGCACCGACCCCGCGCTGGCGCTCGGCCTGAACACGGCGGGCGGCCACGCCGTCAATGCCGGTGTCGCCGCGGCGCACGACCTGTCGGCCGCCGCTCTCGAGGACGTCCTCGTCTGA
- a CDS encoding FtsK/SpoIIIE domain-containing protein, with product MHHEDLDTDAGDAIRLPAPPPAPPRPAIPLLTAVVPVIGAVVLWRLTGSVYSLWFAALGPVLAIAGFADGLRGSRRVARRARRQATTELAAIDAALAERHADERRRAWARTPDVAGYCAAPGEIWRQVPGREEVVVVGRGTARSAVRVDGEPHDDAARAVRRRARLLEDAPVAVPLQAGIAVCGPAPAAAAVARALALQVCLAHPPGRVRVVGAGERDADALPARLPQREAAGGATLLVAPHGRSVPDDVDIPIVRVADGAPPPPRCAAVLTLTAPGRARLEHGGATREIRVEAVSAGQALTVADELAARAAQLGQRIDGAVAFADLPAAAPSAESLATWIGSSGGEAVLVDLVADGPHAVVIGVTGSGKSELLTTWVAGMCRGRSAREVSFLLVDFKGGRTFDALAGLPHVAGVLTDLDDAEALRAVESLRAEIRHRERVLAEAGAREIGDDPGILSRLVIVVDEYAALVAAHPGLHELFGDIAARGRALGMHLVLASQRAAGSFRDAVLANAPLRIALRVTDAADSRAVLGTDEAAHLPGAPSARGVAFVRRAADSAALRVRVARCAPGDLAAVAGSAPTAERARAPWLPALPALVPLSRVAEPGRIALGLVDEPEHQRQPALLLPGVVAAAGGANAAVGGASGGDAVGACGGFAVVGASGSGRTTLLRTVAAQHPRVMWVPADPEGAWDALAAVDAAPGGTALLVDDADVIAGRLPAEYAAEWLARLERAAREARGRGMLVVVAAARVSGALSRTIELLPGRALLPLASRADHVAAGGESADYAGDQPPGRGRWGRRLVQFAMPDAPPAGAAFPAAVPGSARGAAQGAGPSAVPDAVPGAVPGAAGGAASGQPRSWRPGRTPTALVLPPGVSAERFAGGGVRLSTVDEAAASAGPAGATAAGAGSAAAGTGAAAAPGTVVWGTPEAWLGQWRLLAAMRAACDVVIAAECAPEYRSLTGRRELPPYASPGAGRAWLLRPGGDVARVVLPR from the coding sequence ATGCATCACGAGGACCTCGACACGGATGCCGGCGACGCGATCCGGCTGCCCGCACCCCCGCCGGCGCCACCGCGACCGGCGATTCCGCTCCTCACCGCCGTCGTGCCCGTCATCGGCGCCGTGGTCCTCTGGCGGCTGACAGGTTCGGTGTATTCGCTCTGGTTCGCCGCCCTCGGCCCGGTGCTGGCGATCGCCGGGTTCGCCGACGGGCTGCGCGGATCGCGACGCGTCGCCCGCCGGGCACGCCGTCAGGCGACGACGGAACTGGCCGCGATCGACGCGGCGCTCGCCGAGCGTCACGCCGACGAACGTCGCCGGGCCTGGGCGCGGACGCCCGACGTCGCGGGATACTGCGCCGCGCCCGGCGAGATCTGGCGTCAGGTTCCGGGGCGGGAGGAGGTCGTCGTCGTCGGTCGCGGCACCGCCCGGAGCGCGGTGCGCGTGGACGGCGAGCCGCACGACGACGCCGCCCGCGCCGTGCGGCGACGCGCGCGGCTGCTCGAGGACGCGCCCGTCGCGGTGCCGCTGCAAGCGGGCATCGCGGTCTGCGGACCCGCACCCGCCGCCGCGGCGGTCGCGCGGGCGCTCGCGCTGCAGGTGTGTCTCGCGCATCCGCCGGGCCGTGTGCGCGTCGTGGGTGCCGGGGAGCGGGATGCCGACGCGCTGCCGGCGCGGCTGCCGCAGCGCGAGGCCGCCGGCGGCGCGACCCTGCTCGTGGCACCGCACGGGCGCAGCGTGCCGGACGACGTCGACATCCCGATCGTGCGCGTCGCGGACGGCGCGCCCCCGCCACCGCGGTGCGCGGCGGTGCTGACGCTGACGGCGCCGGGGCGGGCGCGGCTGGAGCACGGCGGCGCCACGCGCGAGATCCGCGTCGAGGCGGTGTCCGCCGGTCAGGCGCTCACCGTCGCCGACGAACTCGCGGCGCGGGCCGCGCAGCTGGGGCAGCGGATCGACGGGGCGGTCGCGTTCGCGGATCTGCCCGCCGCGGCGCCGTCGGCGGAATCGTTGGCGACGTGGATCGGATCGTCCGGGGGAGAGGCCGTCCTCGTCGATCTCGTCGCCGACGGCCCTCATGCCGTCGTCATCGGGGTCACCGGGTCGGGCAAGAGCGAGCTGCTGACCACCTGGGTCGCGGGGATGTGCCGCGGCCGCAGCGCGCGGGAGGTCTCGTTCCTGCTCGTCGACTTCAAGGGCGGCCGCACCTTCGACGCACTCGCCGGTCTGCCGCACGTGGCGGGGGTGCTGACCGACCTCGATGACGCCGAGGCGCTCCGCGCCGTCGAGAGCCTGCGCGCCGAGATCCGGCACCGCGAGCGGGTGCTCGCCGAGGCCGGGGCGCGGGAGATCGGCGATGACCCCGGCATCCTGTCGCGCCTCGTGATCGTCGTCGACGAGTACGCCGCGCTCGTGGCCGCCCACCCGGGGCTTCACGAGCTGTTCGGTGACATCGCCGCGCGCGGCCGCGCGCTCGGCATGCACCTGGTGCTCGCCTCGCAGCGCGCCGCCGGATCGTTCCGCGACGCGGTGCTCGCCAACGCGCCGCTGCGGATCGCGCTGCGGGTGACCGATGCCGCCGACTCGCGCGCCGTGCTCGGCACCGACGAAGCCGCGCACCTGCCCGGCGCGCCCAGCGCCCGGGGCGTGGCGTTCGTGCGTCGAGCCGCCGACTCCGCGGCTCTCCGCGTACGCGTCGCACGGTGCGCGCCCGGCGATCTCGCCGCGGTCGCCGGTTCGGCGCCCACGGCCGAGCGTGCCCGGGCGCCGTGGCTGCCCGCGCTCCCCGCCCTCGTGCCGCTGTCGCGCGTCGCGGAACCCGGTCGGATCGCGCTCGGACTCGTCGACGAGCCCGAGCATCAGCGGCAACCGGCGCTGCTGCTGCCGGGCGTGGTGGCGGCGGCGGGCGGGGCGAATGCTGCGGTCGGGGGTGCATCAGGCGGGGACGCCGTCGGCGCGTGCGGCGGGTTCGCTGTGGTGGGAGCGTCGGGCAGCGGTCGCACGACGCTGCTGCGGACGGTCGCGGCCCAGCATCCGCGGGTCATGTGGGTCCCCGCCGACCCGGAGGGGGCGTGGGACGCGCTGGCCGCGGTGGATGCGGCGCCGGGCGGGACGGCGCTGCTCGTCGACGATGCCGACGTCATCGCCGGTCGATTGCCCGCCGAGTACGCCGCGGAATGGCTGGCGCGGCTGGAGCGCGCCGCGCGCGAGGCGCGCGGCCGGGGGATGCTCGTCGTCGTGGCGGCAGCGCGTGTGTCGGGTGCGCTGTCGCGGACGATCGAGCTTCTGCCGGGGCGGGCGCTGCTGCCGCTGGCCTCCCGCGCCGATCACGTCGCGGCGGGTGGCGAATCGGCCGACTACGCCGGCGATCAGCCGCCCGGACGCGGCCGGTGGGGGCGGCGGCTCGTGCAGTTCGCGATGCCGGATGCGCCGCCGGCCGGCGCGGCGTTCCCGGCCGCGGTCCCGGGCTCGGCCCGGGGTGCGGCGCAGGGTGCGGGGCCGAGTGCTGTGCCCGATGCTGTGCCCGGTGCTGTGCCCGGCGCCGCCGGGGGTGCGGCATCCGGGCAGCCGCGATCCTGGCGGCCCGGGCGGACGCCCACGGCCCTCGTGCTGCCACCCGGGGTGTCGGCCGAGCGGTTCGCCGGCGGAGGCGTGCGCCTGTCCACGGTGGACGAGGCCGCGGCATCCGCCGGTCCTGCCGGGGCGACCGCGGCGGGCGCCGGATCGGCTGCGGCGGGCACCGGAGCGGCTGCGGCGCCGGGGACCGTCGTCTGGGGCACGCCGGAGGCGTGGCTCGGGCAGTGGCGGCTGCTCGCCGCGATGCGGGCGGCGTGCGACGTCGTGATCGCGGCGGAGTGCGCGCCGGAGTACCGCTCCCTCACCGGGCGGCGCGAGCTGCCGCCGTACGCCAGCCCCGGCGCGGGTCGTGCGTGGCTGCTTCGTCCGGGCGGCGACGTCGCGCGCGTCGTCCTGCCGCGGTGA
- a CDS encoding PP2C family protein-serine/threonine phosphatase: MPEAATQSRTVPLQDGALELQWSAITHTGRRREVNQDAVLAEYPLFVVADGMGGHIGGEIASSRTIERLRAVVGKGEVTPKTIEKALARAVADIASHPEATDDGTGTTVTGVYLDTSTPEPTWVTLNIGDSRVYLFRDGGLAQVTTDHSVVQELISAGRLSPEEAENHPYGNVITRAVGPSDGVSPDYVRLEVQDGDRFVVCSDGLTKELTDYGILHFLLQHEDPTEAAVDMLEAALENGGRDNITIIVLNVRRIASSPAAD; the protein is encoded by the coding sequence GTGCCCGAAGCCGCGACCCAGTCGCGCACCGTCCCGCTGCAGGACGGTGCGCTGGAACTGCAGTGGTCGGCGATCACCCACACCGGTCGCCGCCGCGAGGTGAACCAGGACGCCGTGCTCGCCGAGTATCCGCTGTTCGTCGTGGCCGACGGTATGGGCGGCCACATTGGCGGCGAGATCGCGAGTTCCCGCACGATCGAGCGGCTGCGCGCCGTCGTCGGCAAGGGCGAGGTGACGCCGAAGACGATCGAGAAGGCGCTGGCCCGGGCCGTCGCCGACATCGCCTCCCACCCCGAAGCCACCGACGACGGGACCGGCACGACGGTCACCGGCGTGTACCTCGACACCTCCACCCCCGAACCGACGTGGGTGACTCTCAACATCGGGGACTCGCGGGTGTACCTGTTCCGCGACGGCGGGCTCGCGCAGGTCACGACCGACCATTCGGTCGTCCAGGAGCTCATCTCCGCGGGGCGCCTCAGCCCCGAGGAGGCCGAGAACCACCCCTACGGCAACGTGATCACCCGCGCCGTCGGGCCGTCGGACGGCGTCTCGCCGGACTACGTGCGTCTCGAGGTGCAGGACGGCGACCGGTTCGTGGTGTGCAGCGACGGTCTCACGAAAGAACTCACCGACTACGGCATCCTGCACTTCCTGCTGCAGCACGAGGACCCCACCGAGGCCGCGGTCGACATGCTCGAGGCGGCGCTGGAGAACGGCGGGCGCGACAACATCACGATCATCGTGCTGAACGTGCGCCGCATCGCCTCCTCCCCAGCGGCCGACTGA
- a CDS encoding DUF4282 domain-containing protein, producing the protein MTDANTPTPPPLPDRPAAEAARAGATPAGGEDTVGIAGVDDTGVPRLVGDLDDIGRGFLAALFDLTFTRFITRRLASVFYLVGLVAIGISFVAAFVGGIVSGIGALWWNPGGGIALIVSTIIVVPVLAFLAVVVLRFVIEAGVALVAIAENTERTAANTRR; encoded by the coding sequence ATGACCGACGCGAACACCCCCACCCCGCCGCCGCTGCCGGACCGACCCGCCGCCGAGGCGGCGCGCGCCGGCGCGACCCCCGCGGGCGGCGAGGACACCGTGGGCATCGCCGGGGTCGACGACACCGGCGTCCCGCGCCTGGTCGGCGACCTCGACGACATCGGGCGCGGCTTCCTCGCCGCGCTGTTCGACCTGACCTTCACCCGGTTCATCACGCGTCGGCTGGCGAGCGTGTTCTACCTCGTGGGGCTCGTCGCCATCGGCATCTCGTTCGTCGCGGCGTTCGTCGGCGGCATCGTGTCGGGCATCGGCGCCCTGTGGTGGAACCCGGGCGGCGGCATCGCGCTGATCGTGTCGACGATCATCGTCGTCCCGGTGCTGGCGTTCCTCGCGGTCGTCGTGCTCCGCTTCGTGATCGAAGCGGGTGTCGCCCTCGTCGCGATCGCCGAGAACACCGAGCGCACGGCGGCGAACACGCGGCGCTGA
- a CDS encoding YaaA family protein has protein sequence MLILLPPSETKRPGGRARPLDLGSLALPQLAPQRAAVIEALGALSADEDAAARVLKLSPRQRGEIAGNALLRTAPTLPAVDRYTGVLYDALDAGTLDGAARRWLGGHVLIHSAPFGPVGALDAIPAYRLAAGTTLPGLPPLRRLWADAVTDALAAAAPTFVLDLRSEAYAALGPVPAGIRSAYLRVVTRGDDGTTRALNHFNKHAKGDLVRALAASRPRVATAQSLMDWAGATGLELRAGADGELDLVV, from the coding sequence ATGCTGATCTTGCTGCCGCCGAGCGAGACCAAGCGACCCGGGGGCCGGGCGCGCCCCCTCGACCTCGGCTCCCTCGCGCTGCCGCAGCTCGCGCCGCAGCGCGCGGCGGTGATCGAGGCGCTGGGCGCCCTGAGCGCCGACGAGGACGCCGCCGCGCGCGTGCTGAAGCTGTCACCCCGCCAGCGCGGCGAGATCGCCGGCAACGCCCTGCTGCGCACGGCGCCGACGCTCCCCGCTGTCGACCGCTACACGGGGGTGCTCTACGACGCGCTGGATGCCGGGACGCTCGACGGAGCCGCGCGGCGGTGGCTCGGCGGCCACGTCCTCATCCACTCCGCGCCGTTCGGCCCGGTGGGAGCGCTCGACGCCATCCCGGCGTACCGACTCGCCGCCGGCACGACGTTGCCGGGCCTGCCGCCGCTGCGCCGGCTGTGGGCCGACGCCGTCACCGACGCCCTGGCCGCGGCGGCGCCGACGTTCGTGCTCGACCTGCGCTCGGAGGCGTACGCGGCGCTCGGGCCGGTGCCCGCCGGCATCCGTTCGGCGTACCTGCGTGTCGTCACGCGCGGCGACGACGGCACGACGCGCGCGCTCAACCACTTCAACAAGCACGCCAAGGGCGACCTCGTGCGGGCTCTGGCGGCCTCGCGGCCCCGCGTCGCGACGGCGCAGAGCCTCATGGACTGGGCGGGCGCTACCGGCCTGGAACTCCGCGCCGGAGCGGACGGCGAGCTCGACCTCGTCGTGTGA
- a CDS encoding F0F1 ATP synthase subunit epsilon, giving the protein MALTVTLVSAEEEVWHGEASLVVAKTVEGEIGFMSGHEPVLAILAEGQVRITQADGSKVIASADDGFLSMENDELTIVAGHASLQS; this is encoded by the coding sequence ATGGCTCTGACCGTCACCCTCGTCTCCGCCGAGGAGGAGGTCTGGCACGGCGAGGCCTCCCTCGTCGTGGCGAAGACCGTCGAGGGCGAGATCGGCTTCATGTCGGGCCACGAGCCGGTGCTGGCGATCCTCGCCGAGGGCCAGGTGCGCATCACCCAGGCCGACGGCTCCAAGGTGATCGCGAGCGCCGACGACGGGTTCCTGTCGATGGAGAACGACGAGCTCACCATCGTCGCCGGACACGCCAGCCTGCAGTCCTGA